The region TTGCTGCCATGGTACTTTAAAGTATACACCCCGGAACGGGCTCTTTCTCCTAACTCTATACTTTTCAAAAAGTTAGGCGACGGACGCTCATTTTCCCTACCCATCCCTACTACTACCCCGGAGATGGTATTGGATATTGCGAACCGCACCGTTTGTGAACCTCAACTTAGATTCAAACACCCTCCTTTTGACCGGTAAAACATGAGAAGGGCAACCGCCCGCGTCTTATACCCGGTTTGTTATCGAATTGACAAACCCAATGCACCGGGTATAGTATTGGCGGATGCCGTTTGTCTTTCTTGATTAAGACAAGGTATTCAAAAACCTAAACCCAGAAGGAGTTAAGATGAGAAGAGTAACTGTTCTCAGTATCGTCACGGCACTGGTTGCGATACTGGCAACCTGCGTGACCAGCGACACCACTAACCCCCAGGTTACAATCGTCAGCCCCGTAAACAACGATACCATTGCCGCCGGTAACATCTTGATTAAAGCGTATGCCACCGACAACAAAGCGGTAACCAAAGTTGAATTCTATATTGACAACACCCTTAAGGGTTCAGACCAGGCCGGTACCGCCGACACCTTCCGCTACATCTGGGATGCTGCTGCCGAAACCCCGGGCTCGGTTCACACAATTTATGCCAAAGCCTATGATGCGGCGGAAAATTCAGCAACATCCGCTGTCATCACGATTGTGATTGCTGGTGGTGGCGGTGGCACCGGACCAACGCACCATTCAGGTTCAATAACGCAGGATGAAACCTGGTATCCTTCCGGCAATCCTCACATAATTGACAACGACATTTCGGTCCAAAACAACGCCACCCTGACCATTAAACCGGGCTGTATTGTCAAGTTTGCCCCGGGAACCGAACTTTATACCGGATACGCCAGCACCGCCGGTGCCATCATCGCCAACGGCACCCCGGACTCAATCATACTTTTCACCTCGAATGTTGCCACGCCATCACCAGGCGACTGGCATAATGTTGGTCTCTATGACCTGGCAATGAGCACCTCCAGTTTCAGTTACTGCGTATTTGAATATGGCGGTGGTTCGTCAAGCTGGCCCGGTGAGTTCTACGCCCAAAGCATCACCAATGTAAAAATTACCAACTGCACCTTCCGTCACAGCGGAAATTACGGTGTTTATCTCCACGACAATACCGGTTTCCAGACCTTTACCAATAACACCATTACCAGTTGCAACCAGTTCCCGCTCCACATCCATGCCGAATATGTCCGGACCATCGGCACCGGCAACAGTTTCACCGGCAACACCCAGAACGGCATCCTGGTTAAAGGGGGAACGGTCATCAACTCCGGCACCTGGCTAAATCACGGTGTCCCATATGTTATCAACGGCGATGTCAGCGTGGGCAGCAACACCAACAACCCGGTTCTGACCATCGCGCCCGGCACCACGATTCAACTTATGCCCGATGTTGAGTTTTACTGCGGTTACAGTGGCCGCGGCGCGATTAAAGCCGACGGCACCAGCGGGCGCATCCGCTTCATCAGTTCCTCACCATCACCAGGTCGGGGTGACTGGCAGTCCATCGGGTTTTACGACAACACCATTGACGCCGATGCCAAACTTATCAACTGCACCATTGAATACGGCGCTGGTGACGGCTATGGCAACATCTACATCGACGATGCCTTGCCCCAAATCCAGAACGACTCAATCGGTCACAGCGCCGCCTATGGCATCTATCTCACCGGTAGCGAATACCCATCACCCGCGGAACTCCGCGCCAACAACACATTTTACGACTGCGTTAACGGCGACATCCGGGAACCTTAGACCGAGACGAAAAAAGGGGCGGCGTTCTGCCGCCCCTTTAGTTTTTTATCACCTTATCTTAAAAGCACAAACCGCACCGGTGGTGCTTCTTCTCTTCCCAGGCGGGCAAAGTAAACCCCGGCTGGTGCTTGATTGCCCTGCCGGTCAATACCGTTCCACTCCACCACTTCCCTGCCGGATTGCACTTCCACCACAAGGCGACCGGTGTAGTCGTAAATCTCAATCGGTGTCGTGCCTGCCCTGTTCAGCATAAACCGCACCCGGTTTCTTGCCGGATTGGGCTGAACCACCTGAAGCCGCACCACAACCCCTACCTCATCCTCTAAACCAACCGGTGTCACATAGCAACTGTCCAAAATCCAGTTGTCCGGGTCCGGGGTAATACTCAACGGCTCCTGTGCCAGTGTAAATGTGTCAACTACCAGTGTGTCCTGAACATCCAGTGTGGTCAGCACACTTTCGCCCGCACAGTTAAACCTGATTGGCAGCGGAATGTGGAACAGCGGTGCCGAGTTGGTGTCATTGCGCTGATAAAGGTTGATTACCACCTGATAAGAGTCTGCCCGCACACTCTTTGTCCAGTATAAATAAAATTTCGGATAGCCCCGGTCATAAACCCATTCGTTGAAAAAGGTGTCTAAATCAACCCCGGTGACCATTTCTACTATCCGCTGAAAATCTTCGGTCGAAACCGTGCCGTATTTAAACGAATCACCATAGACCCGCAACGCTTGAAAGAATCTACCCGGACTCTGCCAGGCGGTGTCACCGGTAATGAACTGGAGCATCCGCAATATCCACGAACCCTTGCAATAGACAATCCCGTAGTTGTAGATTTCACTCCAGGGCGGGTTGTAAATTGGAAAGTCTCGGCTGCGGTGCTGGGTGAAGTACTGCCGCGCCTTACCCGCGATGTAGTTCTGAAAGTAGTTCCTGCCGTTCAAATGCCCCATATAAAGACACTCTGCCCAGGAGGCAAACCCTTCATTGAGCCAGACATCCGCATAACCGATATGGGTAACCATATCGCCCCACCACATATGAGAAAGTTCATGACAGATAGTCGCCTCACCGCCCCCACCAAGATAACTGGTGTGAATCATCACCTGGGTCTGATGCTCCATTCCACCCCAGGGAAACCCATAATAGCCCGGCACCATGCCAAACCGCTCAAACGGATAAGGTCCAAACCGATTGGTGTCGCTGAAGTAAACCATCATATCCGGTACCATCCGAAAACCGGTTCGGGTCGCCGCCGAATCCCGGGGCCACATAAAGTACATCAATGGAACGGTGTCACCATTCGGGCCGACAACCGCTGTATCCCAGTAGGCGAACCTTGAAGCGGAAAAGGTCATCAGATAGGTGGCGATCGGGTAGGGATGACGCCACCAGTAGGTCTTTTTTCCACCCGGGGCACTGGTTATCGAATCGAGCATGCCATTGGCGCAAGCCTGAAATGTGTCCGGCACTGTGATATTGATCTCACAACCCCGCTCCGCCTTATCGCTGGGCCAATCCCAGCCGGCAAACCAGTAGTGGTTGTCACGCGGACAGCCACAGGTCATCGCATGGGCGTGCAAAACGGTTGGCGGTCGGGCAAAGAAAAAACCCCGCTGCGGCGCGCTCGCCTCCCGATGGAAAAAGATGTCAATTGCCGTGGACTCACCCTGCACCAGCGGGCTATCAAGTTGAATTAAAAGCCGTTCCGGCGGTGTGGAAAAAACAAGCGGCACCGGACCCCTTTTCACCGAATCGCAAATCAGCCCGGCAAAGTCCATACTGAATGTGTCAAGAGATGCAACATTACTCTTTATTGTCACCCTTTCAAAACAGCGGTAACTGGCATCACTCATCGGTAGGTCAAAGTCCAGCCGGTAATGCCGGACATCATAAGCGTGTAGCGACTCGGCAAAAGTCGTGCCGGGCGGGAACAGAGTTTGCCGCCCGTGCTCGGGTATAAATTGGCTAAATTCGGTCTGGGCAAAAATCGCCCCGCACAAAAGCAAAATAACGGGCGCAGCGCAAATAAATCTTTTCATCCGCCCCCTTTTAAGACTTAAACAGAAGTTCGGCAATCTGCAACGCGTTGGTTGCTGCCCCCTTGTAAAGGTTGTCGGCAACAATCCAGAGGTTGAGGTCGTTTTCGGTTGCCCCTGGCCGCACCCGACCGACAAACACATCGTTCTTTCCCCGGCAGAAAAGCGGTGTGAGCAACTCATTAACCTGTCGCAACACCACGCCGGGCGCCTTTTTCAGTAACTCCAGCGCTCTTTCCCAATTTACCTTCTTCTCAAACCGGCAGGTAACCGCAAGGCTGTGTCCAACCGTAATCGGAACCCGGACACAGGTTGAGTTGATTTTTAAGTCCGGTAGCCCCAAAATTTTCTGGGTTTCCTTAACGGTCTTTTGCTCCTCACCACTGTTTCCCGTCCCATCACCACCCCCAATCCAGGGAATCACATTGTCCACAATCTGAACCGGAAACGGGCTCTCTTCCGTATCGGGTTGCCTCTGAACACAGAAAAACTCACTCTCGTAATAAAGTTGCTCGAGCGCTGCCCGACCCGCACCCGATACCGACTGATAAGTTGCCAGAAAGATTTCCTTTAATCCAAACTCCTGATGCAGCGGGTTAACCGCGACCACGAGCGGAATTGTTGTGCAGTTGGGGTTGCCGATGATGTTTTTGTGCCCTTTAAGCGTTTCAGGATTGACCTCCGGCACAACGAGCGGCACATCCTCTTTCAACCGGAACTCGCTTGACTTGTCAATCACAGGACAGAACTTCGCCACCTCGGGCACAAACTGCCGCGCCAGTTCATTCTCCACGCAGAAAAAGGCGATGTCCAGCCCTTTAAAGCCGTCAACCGAAAGTGGTCCAACCTCAATCTCCTTATCCCGAAACAACACCTTTTTCCCGGCGCTCTTCTCCGAGGCGAAAAGCCTTAACTCCTCAATCTTATAAGGTCCTGACTCCAGAAGACTGATCAGCGTATCGCCAACCAGCCCGGTTGCACCAGCAATACCAACCTTCTTCATATTAAATT is a window of candidate division WOR-3 bacterium DNA encoding:
- a CDS encoding Ig-like domain-containing protein → MRRVTVLSIVTALVAILATCVTSDTTNPQVTIVSPVNNDTIAAGNILIKAYATDNKAVTKVEFYIDNTLKGSDQAGTADTFRYIWDAAAETPGSVHTIYAKAYDAAENSATSAVITIVIAGGGGGTGPTHHSGSITQDETWYPSGNPHIIDNDISVQNNATLTIKPGCIVKFAPGTELYTGYASTAGAIIANGTPDSIILFTSNVATPSPGDWHNVGLYDLAMSTSSFSYCVFEYGGGSSSWPGEFYAQSITNVKITNCTFRHSGNYGVYLHDNTGFQTFTNNTITSCNQFPLHIHAEYVRTIGTGNSFTGNTQNGILVKGGTVINSGTWLNHGVPYVINGDVSVGSNTNNPVLTIAPGTTIQLMPDVEFYCGYSGRGAIKADGTSGRIRFISSSPSPGRGDWQSIGFYDNTIDADAKLINCTIEYGAGDGYGNIYIDDALPQIQNDSIGHSAAYGIYLTGSEYPSPAELRANNTFYDCVNGDIREP
- a CDS encoding aspartate-semialdehyde dehydrogenase, with amino-acid sequence MKKVGIAGATGLVGDTLISLLESGPYKIEELRLFASEKSAGKKVLFRDKEIEVGPLSVDGFKGLDIAFFCVENELARQFVPEVAKFCPVIDKSSEFRLKEDVPLVVPEVNPETLKGHKNIIGNPNCTTIPLVVAVNPLHQEFGLKEIFLATYQSVSGAGRAALEQLYYESEFFCVQRQPDTEESPFPVQIVDNVIPWIGGGDGTGNSGEEQKTVKETQKILGLPDLKINSTCVRVPITVGHSLAVTCRFEKKVNWERALELLKKAPGVVLRQVNELLTPLFCRGKNDVFVGRVRPGATENDLNLWIVADNLYKGAATNALQIAELLFKS